One genomic region from Bacillus alveayuensis encodes:
- a CDS encoding uncharacterized protein (product_source=KO:K07148; cog=COG2311; ko=KO:K07148; pfam=PF04235; superfamily=56918,81891; transmembrane_helix_parts=Inside_1_20,TMhelix_21_38,Outside_39_67,TMhelix_68_90,Inside_91_102,TMhelix_103_122,Outside_123_126,TMhelix_127_144,Inside_145_148,TMhelix_149_171,Outside_172_226,TMhelix_227_249,Inside_250_269,TMhelix_270_287,Outside_288_290,TMhelix_291_310,Inside_311_329,TMhelix_330_352,Outside_353_355,TMhelix_356_375,Inside_376_413) → MNKLHPISEQERLDVIDIIRGFAIFGILLVNMAHFSYPDMYLSLVGKNNFFTENWGALDHLTRGFLDIFVQAKFITMFSFLFGFGMVIMMERAKAKGEKFVPIYLRRLFVLFGFGVIHAFFIWDGDILMDYALMGFLLLLFRNFKPITLLIWAIVLFSLYSLPYLFIGIYSLSTNNGMETFYDQEFIQEMEKEAKQAMEHYQNGTFLEVFKQRIHDRLYYMDSLGMWPLQPILYGYSMIPYFSMFLLGAAFAKWRMFHEVKKNQQLLKRICWTGLLVGLPLNILAVFEQSFWFIGAPFLMLFYVMSITLIMKQQKWQKKFMKVAAVGRTAFTNYIMQSIICTSLFYSYGFGLYGKVYPFVGLFISIVIFAVQVIISHKWLKKYRLGPLEWVWRTLTYWNVQKLKINRIAEMEK, encoded by the coding sequence GTGAATAAATTACATCCGATTTCCGAACAAGAACGCTTAGATGTCATTGATATCATACGAGGTTTTGCTATCTTTGGTATTCTCCTAGTCAACATGGCACATTTTAGTTATCCTGATATGTATTTAAGTTTAGTTGGGAAAAACAATTTTTTTACGGAAAATTGGGGAGCGCTTGATCATTTAACAAGAGGATTTCTTGATATTTTTGTGCAAGCTAAGTTTATCACGATGTTTTCGTTTCTCTTTGGCTTTGGTATGGTCATCATGATGGAGCGTGCAAAAGCAAAAGGAGAAAAGTTTGTTCCCATTTATCTTAGAAGATTATTCGTTTTGTTTGGATTTGGAGTCATTCATGCCTTTTTCATTTGGGATGGCGACATCTTAATGGACTATGCGTTAATGGGCTTTCTTCTTTTATTATTTCGAAATTTCAAGCCGATAACGCTTCTAATATGGGCAATTGTTTTATTTTCTTTATACTCGCTTCCTTATTTGTTCATAGGCATTTATTCATTATCAACAAATAATGGTATGGAAACTTTTTATGACCAAGAATTCATACAAGAAATGGAAAAAGAAGCAAAACAGGCTATGGAACATTATCAAAATGGAACCTTTCTAGAGGTTTTCAAGCAGCGTATACATGATCGTTTGTACTATATGGATTCTTTAGGCATGTGGCCGTTACAACCTATTCTATACGGATACTCTATGATTCCTTATTTTAGTATGTTTTTGCTTGGAGCTGCTTTTGCAAAATGGAGAATGTTCCATGAAGTAAAAAAGAATCAACAGCTATTAAAACGTATTTGCTGGACAGGCTTGCTAGTTGGGCTGCCGCTTAACATTTTAGCTGTATTTGAGCAGTCATTCTGGTTTATTGGGGCGCCATTTCTTATGTTATTTTATGTCATGTCTATCACTCTCATCATGAAGCAGCAAAAATGGCAAAAAAAATTCATGAAGGTGGCGGCAGTTGGACGAACGGCTTTTACGAATTATATCATGCAATCTATTATTTGTACGTCTCTTTTTTACAGCTACGGTTTTGGATTGTACGGGAAAGTATATCCATTTGTAGGACTTTTCATTTCAATTGTTATTTTTGCTGTTCAGGTTATCATTAGTCATAAATGGCTGAAGAAATATCGCTTAGGTCCTCTTGAATGGGTGTGGCGAACATTGACATATTGGAATGTTCAAAAACTGAAAATCAATCGAATAGCAGAAATGGAAAAGTGA
- a CDS encoding hypothetical protein (product_source=Hypo-rule applied; cath_funfam=2.30.30.140; superfamily=101738; transmembrane_helix_parts=Outside_1_3,TMhelix_4_25,Inside_26_31,TMhelix_32_54,Outside_55_58,TMhelix_59_76,Inside_77_81) — MDYVFICLIILVSTILIVEIPIFLLKIKQTKITLVLSYLFMALIVYVIGQFILLSYEGFTRVLSLAFLVVAFFSSFKKNKD, encoded by the coding sequence TTGGATTATGTCTTTATTTGCTTAATTATTCTCGTTAGCACCATACTTATTGTTGAAATCCCGATCTTTTTACTTAAGATAAAACAAACAAAAATCACATTGGTGCTATCTTATTTATTCATGGCATTAATTGTTTATGTTATTGGCCAATTTATACTTCTGAGTTATGAAGGTTTTACAAGAGTATTATCTTTAGCATTTTTAGTGGTAGCTTTTTTTTCATCTTTTAAGAAAAACAAGGACTAG
- a CDS encoding tetrahydromethanopterin S-methyltransferase subunit B (product_source=COG4062; cleavage_site_network=SignalP-noTM; cog=COG4062; smart=SM00749; superfamily=49384) translates to MKKIASSLCFLLFFSATLPFYASAQKNENSDLNEGEMKFIVDSSELSIYQYREDGILYETHETVEKVDDIEEINIKVYKVDGENKLLIDEGTTIVSEVDSDKIEVESEEGEKVLIDTSNNSSNLKSNRVFAVNYYYTDGGSYVADVRYRVFSDSKATAIMAGQKPYYKDTRKNNSNFIRFQGHADGLRSKELDLVTFGVASFADDIIKALKAGNLLSWSLIKKVVGGAVKVGPFGAALTLYQYGKEWLGAREDYRKI, encoded by the coding sequence ATGAAAAAAATTGCAAGCTCACTTTGTTTTCTGTTATTTTTCTCAGCAACATTACCTTTTTATGCAAGTGCCCAAAAAAATGAAAATTCGGATTTAAATGAAGGGGAGATGAAATTTATCGTTGATTCTTCAGAGCTTTCCATTTATCAATATAGAGAAGATGGAATTCTATACGAAACTCATGAAACCGTAGAAAAAGTTGATGATATTGAAGAGATAAACATCAAAGTTTATAAAGTTGATGGAGAAAATAAATTGTTGATAGATGAAGGAACTACTATTGTTTCTGAAGTAGACTCTGATAAGATTGAAGTGGAATCAGAAGAAGGTGAAAAGGTTCTTATTGATACTAGTAACAATAGTAGTAATTTGAAAAGCAACCGTGTTTTTGCAGTAAATTATTATTATACTGATGGTGGATCTTACGTAGCAGATGTAAGATATAGAGTGTTTTCTGACAGTAAGGCGACAGCAATTATGGCTGGGCAAAAACCTTACTATAAAGACACAAGAAAAAATAATTCTAATTTTATTAGATTTCAAGGACATGCAGATGGGTTAAGGAGTAAAGAGCTTGATTTGGTTACTTTTGGAGTAGCAAGTTTTGCAGATGATATAATAAAAGCGTTAAAAGCTGGTAATCTATTGAGTTGGTCTTTAATTAAAAAAGTTGTTGGAGGTGCCGTTAAAGTAGGTCCATTCGGTGCTGCTTTAACATTATATCAATATGGGAAAGAGTGGTTAGGAGCTAGAGAGGATTATCGAAAAATCTAA
- a CDS encoding IS4 transposase (product_source=COG3385; cog=COG3385; pfam=PF01609; superfamily=53098) → MKIIDSSTLPLNLTHYKWAKFRQTKAGVKLHLRLVFMDKDTVYPEKAVITTAKEHDRNQLEVLVDDQEAMYVFDRGYVDYERFDRMTDDGYFFVSRLKKNAVIREVYTFSLPDDCHVLSDKMVYIGTTQNRTENVFRLLEVMDTKGNLLRFITNRFDLKPEEISDIYRSRWAIELFFKWLKQHVEIKHFYGMSETAIQHQIFLALITYCLHVLIQLKMKSKKSLLRITRWLKRALWNQLMIDCENLMGEPVHNLPFVVFALV, encoded by the coding sequence ATGAAAATCATTGATTCAAGTACACTCCCGTTGAATTTGACCCATTATAAATGGGCAAAATTCCGTCAAACAAAAGCTGGTGTAAAGCTACACTTACGGCTCGTTTTCATGGATAAAGACACCGTCTATCCTGAAAAAGCAGTGATTACGACAGCAAAAGAACATGACCGAAATCAACTCGAAGTCCTAGTGGATGATCAAGAAGCCATGTATGTGTTTGACCGCGGTTATGTGGACTATGAACGTTTTGATCGGATGACAGATGATGGCTATTTCTTCGTTTCAAGACTGAAGAAAAACGCAGTCATTCGTGAAGTCTATACATTTTCACTTCCTGATGATTGTCACGTTCTATCCGATAAAATGGTCTACATTGGTACCACACAAAATCGTACTGAAAATGTCTTTCGTCTACTAGAAGTTATGGACACAAAAGGGAACTTACTTCGTTTCATCACCAACCGATTTGATTTAAAACCAGAAGAGATAAGTGATATTTACCGATCTCGCTGGGCTATTGAACTCTTTTTCAAATGGCTCAAGCAACACGTAGAAATTAAGCACTTTTATGGAATGAGTGAAACAGCTATTCAACATCAAATTTTCTTAGCCCTTATCACGTATTGCTTACATGTTCTCATTCAATTGAAGATGAAAAGTAAGAAATCCCTACTTCGAATTACTCGTTGGTTAAAGAGAGCTCTGTGGAACCAGCTTATGATTGATTGCGAAAATTTGATGGGCGAGCCAGTCCATAATCTCCCTTTTGTCGTTTTCGCTCTGGTTTAA
- a CDS encoding ABC-type glucose/galactose transport system permease subunit (product_source=COG4211; cath_funfam=3.30.1330.80; cog=COG4211; superfamily=103263; transmembrane_helix_parts=Outside_1_19,TMhelix_20_51,Inside_52_56) — protein sequence MLFEELLLIEAGDWELGEAVGAAVGGGIIGGISSGSPVGVIAGAIGGVVIYTWQNR from the coding sequence GTGCTTTTTGAAGAGTTACTACTTATTGAAGCTGGAGATTGGGAGCTTGGTGAAGCAGTTGGAGCTGCAGTAGGTGGTGGTATTATAGGTGGTATAAGTTCTGGTAGTCCAGTAGGAGTAATAGCAGGTGCAATTGGAGGAGTAGTAATTTACACTTGGCAAAATAGATAA
- a CDS encoding hypothetical protein (product_source=Hypo-rule applied; cath_funfam=3.30.1370.10; transmembrane_helix_parts=Outside_1_4,TMhelix_5_27,Inside_28_100) — MEIIIYILNLIIKIIGLFIFIFIGVMYGTKERRAYTRNIRILKKHVWFKEIVDKPLFIMVNNNLFRKLIAETNIESLLNDSNKIKSFKEKLLNLKEENTY, encoded by the coding sequence GTGGAAATAATTATTTACATTTTAAATTTAATTATAAAAATTATAGGGCTATTTATATTTATTTTTATAGGTGTGATGTATGGAACAAAAGAAAGAAGGGCATACACTAGGAACATAAGAATTTTAAAAAAACATGTTTGGTTTAAAGAAATTGTAGATAAACCTTTATTTATTATGGTAAATAATAACTTATTTAGAAAGCTTATCGCAGAGACAAATATAGAATCCCTTCTAAATGACTCAAATAAAATAAAAAGTTTTAAAGAAAAGTTATTAAATTTAAAAGAGGAGAATACTTATTAA
- a CDS encoding hypothetical protein (product_source=Hypo-rule applied; pfam=PF01609; superfamily=53098) has product MTIEMLSSLDVSRPVYVLMDSWYPSQTLVEACLKKGFHVIAMLKTNRILYPKGIAIQAKQFAHYIEPKDTHLVTVGEERYRVYRYEGSLKGLDDAVVLLAWKADQPMTSEHLHCVLSTDRELSDEDILSYYAARWSIECFFRQAKDQLKLDGYRVRGRRAVKRYWILVQLTYVYSMFESNSDFSDGLDLLRKRKGHSLVEFIYRAAKQNIPIDTVKKQLHVA; this is encoded by the coding sequence TTGACGATCGAGATGCTTTCTTCGTTGGATGTGAGTCGCCCCGTTTATGTGCTGATGGACTCTTGGTATCCATCGCAAACGCTCGTGGAAGCTTGTCTGAAAAAGGGATTCCACGTGATCGCGATGCTCAAGACGAACCGAATTCTCTACCCGAAAGGCATCGCCATCCAAGCGAAGCAGTTTGCCCACTACATCGAACCGAAAGACACTCACCTCGTCACGGTGGGAGAAGAGCGTTATCGGGTGTATCGCTACGAAGGCTCTCTCAAAGGTCTCGATGATGCCGTGGTGCTACTCGCTTGGAAAGCCGATCAGCCGATGACATCTGAACATCTTCATTGCGTCTTGAGCACCGATCGGGAGCTAAGCGACGAAGACATCTTGAGCTACTATGCTGCACGTTGGTCGATCGAGTGTTTTTTCCGTCAAGCGAAAGACCAGCTGAAACTCGATGGATACCGCGTTCGCGGGCGTCGGGCGGTGAAACGGTATTGGATCTTGGTGCAACTTACGTATGTGTACAGCATGTTCGAGTCTAACAGTGATTTTTCGGATGGGCTCGATCTCCTGCGCAAGAGAAAAGGACATAGCCTCGTGGAGTTCATTTACCGTGCAGCAAAACAAAATATTCCCATTGATACCGTGAAAAAACAGCTCCACGTGGCATAA
- a CDS encoding hypothetical protein (product_source=Hypo-rule applied; cath_funfam=3.30.450.20; pfam=PF13546; superfamily=53098): MNRLAHHQGIHKFFTMLGLALYFSKPVMKHLVHIVDAMVTKGFSGTLTDLHHGSFHPNHRTTLSHFFTKSPWEEETLLRKLQQWMLRRVERSSKRENSPLFVSIDDTICQKTKPSSRATHAIQGCDWHYSHTEKRSIWGHSLVWLMAHTMTQAFPFAFRLYD; encoded by the coding sequence ATGAATAGACTAGCACATCATCAAGGAATTCACAAGTTTTTCACGATGTTAGGGTTGGCGCTTTATTTCTCGAAACCTGTTATGAAGCATCTTGTTCATATCGTGGATGCGATGGTGACGAAAGGTTTTTCGGGAACACTAACCGATTTACATCATGGGAGTTTTCATCCGAACCATCGCACGACACTCAGCCATTTTTTCACGAAAAGCCCGTGGGAGGAAGAGACATTGCTTCGCAAACTCCAGCAGTGGATGCTTCGTCGTGTCGAACGCAGCTCGAAACGAGAGAATTCACCCCTTTTTGTTTCGATCGATGATACGATTTGCCAAAAAACGAAGCCTTCGTCACGGGCCACGCACGCCATTCAAGGGTGTGATTGGCACTATTCTCACACAGAGAAAAGGTCGATCTGGGGACATTCTCTCGTTTGGCTCATGGCTCATACGATGACCCAAGCGTTTCCTTTTGCCTTTCGCCTCTACGACTAG